From the Paenibacillus sp. MMS20-IR301 genome, the window CCCTGCAGCCTGAGGCTACCGTTCAAACGAGAACGCAGCCATTAAACAATTGTCGGATTGATTACCGATATACAGCTCGAAGTTTCCTTCTTCCGCTGCGTATTTCATGTCTTTGGTATGGAATTTCAGCTGCTCCTCCGTAATGCTGAAGCTGATCTTCCGCTGTTCTCCGGCCTGCAGGTGAAGCTTCCGGAAATCCCGCAGCTCCTTCACCGGCCGTACCACACTTCCCACCAGATCGCGGATATACAGCTGCACCACCTCATCCCCGCTTGTACCGCTTGTGTTCTGAACTTCAATCTCCGCCTCAATAACTTCTCCGGGCCGCAGAACGGTGCTGCTGAGCCTGAGATGGCTGTATTCGGCAGTGTGATAGGACAACCCGTATCCGAACGGGTATAACGGCTCATTCGGGCAGTCGAGATACCGTGAAGTGAAGCGGAGGCTGTGTGTTGAAGTTTTGGACGGACGGCCTGTGTTAAAGCTGTTGTAGTACACGGGAACCTGGCCTGCAGCATACGGGAAGCTCATCGTCAGCCGGCCGGAAGGGTTCACGGCTCCCGTCAGCAGATCGGCTATGGCATGTCCGCCCTCTGTACCCGGGAACCAGCACTCCAGAATGGCATCCACCTTATCCTTAATGTCCGTTAACACCAGCGGCCTGCCGTTGAACAGCAGCAGTACGGATTCTTTTGCCCAAGGCAGCACCTGCTCCATGAAGGCTGTCTGAATGCCCGGCAGACTCAGATCCGTCCGGCTTCCGGCCTCTCCGCTTTGCAGCGTATGCTCTCCCATGGCGAAAATAACAACATCCGCCCACTTGGCCAGTGCAACCGCCTGCTCCAGCTCCGCTGCCCGCTGTTCATCCGTTTCAAGACGCTTATCTGCCTGCGTGAGATACCCGAAGCTCCCCAGACCCTCATAGCTGTCCAGCATTTCACAGCCCTGGGTGGACTTGAAGAGCTGGGGCTCCAGAATTTCCTGGAATGCGCTTTTTACCGTAACGACCTGATCCTTATCCCCGTAAACAGCCCATAATCCGTTCAGTTCCTTACTGTCCGCATACGGCCCGATCAGCGCAATCTTCTTGCCCGGCTGCAGCGGCAGGGCAGAGTTAAGATTCTGCAGCAGAACCAGGGATTCGGCCGCAGCTTGCCTCGATAAGCTCAGGCTGTCTGCACTGCCCTTCAGCTCCTGCTCTCTGGCTGGGCTTGCCCCTCTGAACGGATCCTCGAAGAGGCCCAGCTTATTTTTCAGCTTCAGCACTCTAAGCACGGCTTCATCCAGCTTCTTAAGACTGATCGTCCCCTCTTCGAGCAGCGGCTGCAGCTGGTTGGCATAACATGCGGTCTTCATATCAATGTCGACCCCTGCCTCCATCGCGAGCCGGGCGGCAGCCTTATCATCTTCCGCTACCCCGTGGGCCACCAGCTCGGCAATGGCCGCATAGTCTGTAATCAGTACTCCGTCAAAACCCCACTCCCGGCGCAGCACCTCATCCATCAGCCACCCGTTCGCGGTTGCCGGAATTTCATCAACGGTGTTGAAGGCGGTCATCACCAGCGCACAGCCTGCCTCAACGGCTGCCTTATAAGGCGGAAGGTATTCCTCGCGCAGTCTTCTTTCGGACATATCCACCGTATTGTATTCCCGTCCGCCCTCTGGTGCGCCGTAGGCCGCATAATGCTTCACACAGGAGGCCAGGCTTGACCCGGGGGTGAAATCACCCTGGAAGCCCTCTACCATTGCTTTGGCAAATACGCTGTTCAAATAGGTATCTTCGCCCGTAGATTCCATACAGCGTCCCCATCTGGCATCGCGCACCACATCCACCATAGGGGCAAAAGTAACATGTGCACCTGCTGCACAGGCTTCCTTGGCTGTTAGCTCATTGCACGCCTTGACCAGCCCGGGATTCCAGCTGCACCCTAGTGCCAAGGGGATGGGAAAAACGGTTTTATACCCGTAAACGATGTCGGCCATAAATAATAAAGGAATCTTGTGGCGGCTGTGCTCCAAATGATGCTGTTGTATCCGGATGACCTGATCCGCGCCTAATACATTCAGGACAGAGCCGGTCAGCTGAACCATATGCGGATCAATGCCGAGCTTCTGCACCGGTCCGACAGCCATAGCATCCGTATTGAAGAAATCCCCTGATAACTGGATCAGCTGTCCAATTTTCTCTTCTACAGTAAGTGTCTCCAGCAGGTTTACTAGTTGCTTCTCTTCCATATCCTGTTCCCCGTATCTTTATTTTTTGTCGAGCATGCTGTCATTGAAGCCGAAGAAGTAGGTGCCGGCAAAAGTTCCCGCGAACCCGATTGCTGCCGCAATCAGCATAGACATTCCGCCCTTCAGCACGGCAATTGTCGGCAGAGTGACCAGACTGATCGTAATCAGCGCCGGATACTGTCCGCCGGCCATGCCGACAATAATTCCGCCCAGGCCGATGCTGATACAGGCGATATAGAACGGTCTCTTGTATTTCAGGTTGATCCCGTAAATGGCCGGTTCAGTTACACCGCCCACCAGGGCCGAGAAGGCGGAGGAGCCGGCCAGCTGCTTCAGCTTGATATCCTTTGTCTTCAGGCAGACGGCCAGAGCGGCACCGCCCATGCGAAGTTGGTGGCAATCGTTACCGGGAGCAGCGTGTCATAACCGTAGACGGCAAAGTTGTTCATGACAATCGGCACGAGGCCCCAGTGTCCGCCGAAGATGACCAGGATCGGCCACAGTACGGCCAGAATCAGGCCGGCTACCGGCGGCATAAATTCATACAGTGCAGTATAGCCGGTGGCTACCGCATCCCCGAGCATCCCGGTGAGCGGACCAATGACCATAAGCGAAGCCGGAACCATCACGACTATACATACGAGCGGAACGACAATACCTTTAATAATCTGCGGCATCAGCCTGTTCAGGAGCTTCTCCAGCTTGGAGAGGACATAGACAGCAACGATTACCGGAATAACCGAGGAGCCGTAATTAATCAGCTTCACCGGAATGCCGATGAAGGAGACCGCGGTTCCCGCCGTCTGCAGGGCCACCAGATTCGGATACAGGAACGCACCGGCTACCGCCATGGCGATAAATTGATTTGCTCCGAACCGTCTGGCTGAAGTCACTGCCAGAATCAGCGGGAGGAAGTAGAAGAAGGCATCGGCCGCCGCATACAGCACCGCATACGTACCGCCCTCGGCAGACATCCAGCCTACAGTGGTGAACAAGACCAGCAGTCCTTTGAGAATACCGGTCCCCATCATTCCGGCCATGATCGGCAGGAAAATGCTGGAGATTGTATCCAGCAGCAGCGACAGCCCTTTCTTGTCGCTTGCGCCTGCTCCTGCTTCAGTTTGAGCTTCTGCCTTTGCCGCCCCCTGCTTTTGGCGCTGCTCCCGTACCTCTTCGAGAGCCTTGAACACATGCTCCACATGGGTGCCGATGATGACCTGATATTGTCCACCGGCCTGCAGCACATCCAGCACACCTTCGGTCTGCTTCAGCTGCGCAGTGCCCGCCGCCGCATCATCCTTAAGTACAAAGCGCAGCCGGGTCATACAATGGGTCAGCGACTGAATATTCCCCTCGCCGCCTACCTGTTCATAGATCGTTCCCGCTAGAGCGCTGTAATCCCTTACATTTTGTTTAGTTGCCATGTGAATTTCCCCCTAGTCCCGCAGATCGGTAACGTGTAACAGTTCTGATTGTAACGGTATGATTGCGTTCTCATAATAACCAAATCGCATGATTTCATTGACCGTTTCACTGTTTTTTATTTCACCGATTTAGGCTATTCTAGTTGTTATCAAATTTGTATATGGCTGCATTCTGAATATAGTTCAATGAAGGAGACGCTTTATGAAATTTATCAATCCCGTTATTCCCGGCTTTTATCCTGATCCCAGTATCTGCAGGGCAGGAGAGGATTATTATCTGGTTAACAGTACATTCCACTACTTCCCCGGCGTTCCCGTCTTCCATAGCCGTGATCTGGTCAACTGGCAGCAGATCGGGCACTGCTTAACCCGCCCGGAGCAGCTGGAGCTGGCCGGGCTTGAGAGCTCCATGGGGATTTTCGCTCCGACCCTGCGCTATCATGAAGGTTATTTCTATATGATTACAACACTCATTAATGGAAGAGCCAGCGGGGGCATGCGCAATTTCTATGTCCGGGCGGATCATCCGGCCGGGCCCTGGTCTGACCCGGTATTCCTGGACTGGCCGGGAATTGACCCTTCCTTGTTCTTTGATGAGGACGGGCGGGTGTACATTACCGGCACGAACGGCTTCTCAGGAGAACCGGCGGGAATCTACCAGGCCGAGATCGGGCTTGAGACCGGAAAGCTGTTATCCCCCCGGCAGCTGATCTGGACCGGTACAGGCGGCAAATCGCCGGAAGGCCCGCATCTGTACCGGATGAACGGCTGGTATTATCTGCTGATCGCCGAAGGCGGCACAGAATACGGGCATATGGTTACTATCGCCCGCAGCACCGGGCCGTCCGGGCCGTTCGAAGCGGCCCCCGGTAACCCCATTATGAGCAACCGCAGCACCGGGCAGCTCATTCAGGCCACCGGACATGCCGATCTGGTCCAGGCGCATGACGGAAGCTGGTGGGCGGTTATGCTCGGCATCCGCCCGGTGTCGAGAAGGCATCATCTGGGGAGGGAGACCTGCCTCGCACCTGTGGCCTGGTCACCGGACGGCTGGCCGGTGGCCGGGAACGGCGCGCAGCTGGAGCTGGAGATGGAGGGGCCGGACTTCTACCATGGCCCCCGTCCTGCGGAAGCCCGGCTTGATCACTTCGCGGCAGCGGAGCTTCAGGAGTACTGGAGCTTCCTGCGTAATCCGTATCCGGCCGACTGGTCGCTGCGGGAACGCCAGGGCTGGCTGACCCTGCACGGTTCGGCGGTAACGCTGAATGATACAGACTCCCCGGCATTCGTGGCCTGCCGGCAGCAGCATTTCCGCTGCGCGTTCTCTGCCCTGCTCCAATTTACGCCGGAAGACGGTGACGAAGCCGGACTTAGCGTATATATGAATGAGCTGCATCACTATGAGATTGCCCTCACGGGAGTTAACGGGCAGCGCTACCTTCTGCTCCGCAAGCGGGCCGGCTCGATCTGGATGGTGGCAGAGCAGGCAGCCTATGCCGGAGATACAGTGATTCTCCGGATTCAGGCTGACCGCAAAGGGTACAGCTTCTCTTACCAGCTCCCCGGAGAAGCGGAGTGGCATCTGCTGGGACATGCCGAGAGCAGCCTGCTGTCGACCGAAGTGGCCGGGGGCTTCACCGGCGTGTATCTCGGCATGTACGCCACGGGCAACGGGACCCGGGCTAAGCAGCCGGCGTACTTTGATTGGGCGGATTATCGGATAGATGAGTAGAAGCCCATGGAGAACGGCAGCGGAATCGACTCCGCCCGGGTGAAGCAGCAGCTTACGAGGATAAGATTGGGTCTCACCTGTGCTTCATGCTTAAAGGCGGATTTGGGCACGCTCTGTGATTGGAGGCGTACCGGAATGGCGGATTCGGGGGCACGCTCTGCGGCTGGGGTGTATCACTTCTCCCCCTGGCCCGCTCCTTCTGCAACTGGGGTGTATCACATCTAAGCCCTTGGCCCGCCCCCTTCTGCGGAAAATAGTTGGAAAAATGCAGCTTAATTTAGCTGATTCGGCTCGTTTGGCGGATTTAATTGGATAAACTTCATTTAATTTCTCGCTTTTTCCCTACTTTAGCTGATTACCCCTGAATTAAGTGCTGTTTATCCAACTGCTGTCCGGGAGAGACCTTTCCACGCATAAGCAAGTGGATAAAATCCAACTATTTCCCGAAACCGCAAATTTTTGTACCTAAGCAACAAAAAAACAAGGCAGTCCGGGTTAAATCCAGGCTGCCTTGTTATATACAAGCTGCGAATGAGAATGCTTGCTGATTGGACTACGGGTTAGTTGTAAAGTGAAATCACGCTGCTGCTCCCGCTGGATTAAACGGACGGGAAGATTACTCCGTTGCCGTTGCCGTCGAAAGCGGAAGAATGTAACGGTCCCGGACAAATATCACTCCGGCAACCATCACTCTTCCCCTAGCGGGAACAGCAGCGGCACGACCTTGCCGGCTCCGACATCGATCAGGCCATGGTCGGTGATCTTCAGCGCCGGGCTGACCGGCAGCGAATGGGTGCTGATGGACATAATCGGGTTATAGTGATTATACCCCAGCGATTCCATCGCCGTGCGCAGCGCCAGCACCTGCTCCGCCGTCTCGGCAAGCGGCGCTTCAGTCAGGATGCCGCCGACCGGCAGTGCCAGAAGCGCCAGCACCTTACCATCGCAGACGACGCAGAAGCCGCCCTGCCCGGCAATCACCGTATTCGCGGCCAGTACCATGTCCGCCGCGTTATGCCCGACAACCAGCAGATTGTGGTTGTCGTGCGAATACGTCGTCGCGACCGCGCCGCGCTTGATTGTGTCGCCGCCGATCAGGCCATAGGCACGGTTGCCGTTCTTGCCGTACCGCTCGAAGGTGGCAATCAGACCGCAGCCGGTCTCCTGCCACTCTAGCAGGCCGTCCTTTACCACGGCCTCGACATGCTTCTCCTCGGTAAACGTGGACACGTTGTTGACCATCATCACGCGGGCGCCGTAGCGGCCGTCCGCAAGCGAAGCCGGCACGGCGAAGTCGCCAGCAGCCAGCGGCTCCAGCTGCACGCTCTGATAAAAGTGAGCCGGGAACTGCGGCTCACGCACGGCCTGCGCCTGCGGCTGCTTGCGGTCATAGACCTGCAAGCCCCGCTTGTACACCGCCTCAATCGCAAAGCTGCTAAGGTCGGACAGCAGCAGATAATCAGCGGTTTTGTTCGGGGCGACCACGCCGCGGTCATCCAGCTTCATCCGCCGCGCCGGAGTGTAGGTAGCCGCGTAGACCGCGTCTTCCGGCGCCATGCCCATAGCGATGGCTTTGCGGACCAGGTGGTCCAGATGGCCGGTCTGCACCAGCGAATCGGTCATGACATCATCCGTCACGAAGCAGAAATGCTCACTGACCGGATGGCTGATCAGATAATCCACAACCTCAGGTGTCATTGATTTCTCCTGAATCTCGATGAACATCCCGGCGGCAATGCGCGCGGTCAGCCCTTCGATACTCTGGTGGGTATGATCGGAATCAATCCCCGCATAGATCAGGCTGTGCAGATCAAGGTCCAGCAGCTTCGGCGTATGCCCTTCAATGACCAGACCCGGATAACGGCTGCGGACATGCCGGAGGATATGATTGCTTTTACAATCAGGATCTCGGATGACATCCACATAATTCATAACCTCGCCGAGGCAGGCAATCCGGTGCGTCTCCATCAATTCGTCAATATCGGATATTTCAATTGACCCGCCCGTAGTCTCCAGCGGAGTCGCCGGTACCGAGCTGGGAATGGCGTAGATCATATCCACCAGGCAGTCCTTGCTGGCCCGGATCATCTCATGAACGCCCTCTACCCCGAATACATTGGCCATCTCATGCGGTTCAGGCACAATCGTGGTCACCCCATGCTGCAGAATGCCATAGGAGAACGTCTCCGGTGTGATCATCGTGCTCTCAATATGCAGGTGGATATCGATCAGTCCGGGGACCAGATACTGTCCTTTAGCATCAATAGTCTCTGCAGCCGCAAACGTCTCTGCACCCAGAGGGCCTACGTAGAGAAAGTGCCCTTCCTTCACGGCCACATTCGCCGCCGCGAACCTTTTATAGTAACTGTTGTACACTTTAGCGTTCAATATAAGTTGATCTGTAATCATCGTGTATGCTCCTTATGACGCGCTACTGCACCAGCACCAGCTTCTCTTTTGGAAAATAAACCGTGACCTGCTGCCCCTGAATGAACGGCTGCTCCATCTCCTGATTGACTGTAAACACGCCAAGCTCCGTCTCTACCTGATACTGATAGCTGCGGCCGAGATACGTGCTGACCTGCACTTTTCCGGTCAAAGTATTCCCCTCCGTGCCTGTACCCGTGTCTGCCCCGGCACCCAGCAGCTGCAGATCATCTGGACGAATCGCCCCGAGCCGTCCGGTATTGCCTTCGCCCCCCGGCCGTTTGGCTGCCAGGAACTTTAGCTCGCCCCGGCTCAGTTCAATATCCGCGCCTTCGTCATTCCGCCAGTCAAAAGCGATAAAGTTCCCGAACCCGATAAACCGGGCCACGAATTCGCTCGCCGGATATTTGAAGATATTCGCCGGGTGATCCAGCTGCTCGATCTTCCCGTTATTCATCACAGCGACCTGGTCGGAAATCGAGAAGCATTCCTCCTGGTCATGGGAGACGTAGACGGTGGTAATGCCCAGCTCCTGCTGGATGCGGCGGATTTCCACCCGCATGTTGACCCGCAGGTTGGCATCGAGATTGCTCAGCGGCTCATCGAACAGGAGCAGATCCGGCTCGATAACCAGCGCCCGGGCAATCGCTACCCGCTGGCGCTGTCCGCCTGACAGGGCGCCCGGCAGTCTTTTTTCAAACCCGCCGAGACTGACCGTCTCCAGCATCCGGTTCACCCGCTTCTTAACCTCAGCTTCCTTCAGCTTGCGCAGACGCAGGCCGAAGGCCACATTGTCATACACCGACAGATGCGGGAACAGCGCATAGCTCTGGAACACGAAGCCGAAATTCCGCTTCTCCACCGGAACCTTGGTATAATCCTTGCCGGAGAACATGAAATTACCCGCTTCGGCATTCAGGAATCCGGCGATCAGCCGCAGGGTGGTTGTTTTGCCGCAGCCGCTGGGTCCGAGCAGGGAGAGCAGCTGGCCCTTTTGCAGCGACAGGTTGAAATCCTCTAAGATCAAACGGTTGTCATAAGCAACCGATACATGTTCAAGACTGAGTAGTGACATTGCTTCATGCCTCCGTTAATTATCGTTTGGTGAAATATGCGAAGCCCATCAGCCGCTCGATGATGAACATCAGCGCTGCCGTGAGCACCATCAGAATGACCGAAATTGCGGCAATCGTGGGATCGAAGTAATTTTGCACATAGGTCAGCATTTGAATCGGCAGGGTACTGACCCCCGGCCCCGTCATGAACACGGAGATATCCACGTTATTGAACGACTCCAGAAAAGCGATCAGAATCGCCGCCAGAATGCCCGACCGGATGTTAGGCAGCACGACTTTGAAGAAGGTATATATTCTGGAGGCCCCAAGGCTCTGCGCCGCTTCCTCCACGGCAAAATCAAAGTTCTCCAGACTCGAAGCAATCACCCGGATAATAAACGGCAGCATGATTACCGTATGACCAATCAGCAGTCCGGCCACAATCGGCAGATTGTACACCACAATCAGATAACGCAGCAGCGTAAAGCCCAGCACAATCCCGGGAATCAGCACCGGCGACAGGAAGACCGCATTCAGCGTATCCCGCCCGCGGAACCGGTAACGGCTTAGCGCATAGGCCGCAGGCACACCGAGCAGGAGCGACAGCAGATTGCCAAGCAGCGAGATTACAATCGATGTCTTGAACGTCTCCATAAAGGCGCTGACCTCAAAGATGTTCTTGTACCACTTGAGCGAAAAGCCCTCCGGGGGGAATTTCAGGACCGTGCCCGGCTCAAAGGAGGTAATGGAGATGATCACGAGCGGACCCAGCAGAAAAATAAAAACCAGCAGCGTGTACCAGGGCAGCACGCGGTTTCCTTCCTTCATATTCTCACCCCTTCGGATTCAGGCGGTTCGCCCAGGCATTCATCAGGCCCACCACCACAAATGTAATAACAATCATAATTACCGCGATTACCGACGCCGCCTGCCAGTCATTCAGTGTCATCGCATTCTGGTACAGGAAGGTGGAGACCACCCGTTCCTTGCCGCCGAGCAGCGCCGGCGTGGTATACGCCGTAAGACTGCCGACGAAGACCAGAATCCCGCCGATAATCAGCCCCGGCACGGTCAGCGGGAAGGTGATTTTGCGGAACGCCGCAAACGGGGAAGCGCCCAGACTGCGTGCCGCCCGGACCAGCTCATGGTCCAGATTCTCCATCACCCCGAGCAGCGTAATAATGATCAGCGGCAGGAACAGATGCACCAGCCCGATCATCATCGCGGTCGGCGTATACAGAATGTCGAGCGGCTTTGCGATTAGTCCCGTGTTCACCAGGAACGAGTTGATCAGCCCTTTTTTGCCGAGAATGATCATCCAGCTGAAAGAGCGCACTACGGGACTGGTCAGCAGCGGAAAAATCGACAGCGCAAGCAGAAGGCTCTTCTTCCGCGCGCTGGCCCGCGAGATATAGTAAGCCGCCGGATACCCGAGCACCATACAGACCAGCGTAGTCACCACACTCACCCGGAGCGTGGTCAGCAGGATGCGGTTAAAGTACCCGTCACGGAAAAAATGCAAATACCCTTCCAGCGTCAGCTTCCCGTCCTGCACAAAGGTCGAGCCTATGGTCAGCGTGATCGGGATCAGCATGAAGACCGCCAGGAATAGGAGGCCCGGCAGCAGGAGCAGCATCACTTTTTTGTTCATTCTAACGACTCCCGTCCTTCTTCGGCTCTTGATTGAAGCTATTTAAGCTATTGATGAAGCATTCCAGAAAAGCGGGCGCATCCACCTCCAGGCAGACACCGGCATTCGCCGGCCGTCCCAGCCGGTTCTGGAAATCGCAGACCGTCTGCCCGTCGCATAGCTCGCTGCGGGTTTCCACGTCCACATAATACTTCTGCACGTTAACGAACTCCCTGTTCAGTGCCACCCCCACCGCGAGCGGATCATGCAGCGCACAAGCCTCCACACCGTTGCGTTCAAAATATCGCGTCCGGTAGTCGGCCGTACTCTGCTCCACATACCCGCGAATCTCCGGAAGGCGCAGCTTCGCGATATCCTCCGCGCTGAGCAGCGCCCGGCGGGTCACATCCAGCCCGACCAGCGTCAGCTGCGGGAAGCCCGCAGCCAGCACCAGCTTGGCCGCCTCCGGATCGACGTACATGTTGTATTCCGCGGTCGGTGTAATATTGCCGAAGCCCTGCACCACACCGCCCATCACAATCACTTCGGCGGCATGCTGCGTTAGCTCCGGGCATTTGTGCAGCGCACGCGCCAGATTGGTCAGCGGCGCGGTCATAATCAGCGTGACCTCGCCGGGATGCGCCAGCACCTGGCGGATGATGAAATCCTCTGCCCGCTTCTCTTCCGCGCGTTTCGTTACCGTCATATCGCGCAGGGCACCGCCGATGCCGTCCGAGCCGTGCACACGGTGCTCGAACACTGTGTCCCGGACCAGCGGCTTGTCCGCGCCGCGATAGACCGGAATCTGCCCGGATACACCGAGCAGCTCCAGAATTTTGCAGGTATTCAGCGTCGCCTGATCCAGCGAGACATTGCCGCTGACT encodes:
- the bglX gene encoding beta-glucosidase BglX, which gives rise to MEEKQLVNLLETLTVEEKIGQLIQLSGDFFNTDAMAVGPVQKLGIDPHMVQLTGSVLNVLGADQVIRIQQHHLEHSRHKIPLLFMADIVYGYKTVFPIPLALGCSWNPGLVKACNELTAKEACAAGAHVTFAPMVDVVRDARWGRCMESTGEDTYLNSVFAKAMVEGFQGDFTPGSSLASCVKHYAAYGAPEGGREYNTVDMSERRLREEYLPPYKAAVEAGCALVMTAFNTVDEIPATANGWLMDEVLRREWGFDGVLITDYAAIAELVAHGVAEDDKAAARLAMEAGVDIDMKTACYANQLQPLLEEGTISLKKLDEAVLRVLKLKNKLGLFEDPFRGASPAREQELKGSADSLSLSRQAAAESLVLLQNLNSALPLQPGKKIALIGPYADSKELNGLWAVYGDKDQVVTVKSAFQEILEPQLFKSTQGCEMLDSYEGLGSFGYLTQADKRLETDEQRAAELEQAVALAKWADVVIFAMGEHTLQSGEAGSRTDLSLPGIQTAFMEQVLPWAKESVLLLFNGRPLVLTDIKDKVDAILECWFPGTEGGHAIADLLTGAVNPSGRLTMSFPYAAGQVPVYYNSFNTGRPSKTSTHSLRFTSRYLDCPNEPLYPFGYGLSYHTAEYSHLRLSSTVLRPGEVIEAEIEVQNTSGTSGDEVVQLYIRDLVGSVVRPVKELRDFRKLHLQAGEQRKISFSITEEQLKFHTKDMKYAAEEGNFELYIGNQSDNCLMAAFSFER
- a CDS encoding glycoside hydrolase family 43 protein, yielding MKFINPVIPGFYPDPSICRAGEDYYLVNSTFHYFPGVPVFHSRDLVNWQQIGHCLTRPEQLELAGLESSMGIFAPTLRYHEGYFYMITTLINGRASGGMRNFYVRADHPAGPWSDPVFLDWPGIDPSLFFDEDGRVYITGTNGFSGEPAGIYQAEIGLETGKLLSPRQLIWTGTGGKSPEGPHLYRMNGWYYLLIAEGGTEYGHMVTIARSTGPSGPFEAAPGNPIMSNRSTGQLIQATGHADLVQAHDGSWWAVMLGIRPVSRRHHLGRETCLAPVAWSPDGWPVAGNGAQLELEMEGPDFYHGPRPAEARLDHFAAAELQEYWSFLRNPYPADWSLRERQGWLTLHGSAVTLNDTDSPAFVACRQQHFRCAFSALLQFTPEDGDEAGLSVYMNELHHYEIALTGVNGQRYLLLRKRAGSIWMVAEQAAYAGDTVILRIQADRKGYSFSYQLPGEAEWHLLGHAESSLLSTEVAGGFTGVYLGMYATGNGTRAKQPAYFDWADYRIDE
- a CDS encoding ABC transporter permease — its product is MNKKVMLLLLPGLLFLAVFMLIPITLTIGSTFVQDGKLTLEGYLHFFRDGYFNRILLTTLRVSVVTTLVCMVLGYPAAYYISRASARKKSLLLALSIFPLLTSPVVRSFSWMIILGKKGLINSFLVNTGLIAKPLDILYTPTAMMIGLVHLFLPLIIITLLGVMENLDHELVRAARSLGASPFAAFRKITFPLTVPGLIIGGILVFVGSLTAYTTPALLGGKERVVSTFLYQNAMTLNDWQAASVIAVIMIVITFVVVGLMNAWANRLNPKG
- a CDS encoding nucleoside hydrolase, whose translation is MTGRKKVILDVDTGVDDALAIMLAVTSGQLDILGITTVSGNVSLDQATLNTCKILELLGVSGQIPVYRGADKPLVRDTVFEHRVHGSDGIGGALRDMTVTKRAEEKRAEDFIIRQVLAHPGEVTLIMTAPLTNLARALHKCPELTQHAAEVIVMGGVVQGFGNITPTAEYNMYVDPEAAKLVLAAGFPQLTLVGLDVTRRALLSAEDIAKLRLPEIRGYVEQSTADYRTRYFERNGVEACALHDPLAVGVALNREFVNVQKYYVDVETRSELCDGQTVCDFQNRLGRPANAGVCLEVDAPAFLECFINSLNSFNQEPKKDGSR
- a CDS encoding ABC transporter ATP-binding protein, translating into MSLLSLEHVSVAYDNRLILEDFNLSLQKGQLLSLLGPSGCGKTTTLRLIAGFLNAEAGNFMFSGKDYTKVPVEKRNFGFVFQSYALFPHLSVYDNVAFGLRLRKLKEAEVKKRVNRMLETVSLGGFEKRLPGALSGGQRQRVAIARALVIEPDLLLFDEPLSNLDANLRVNMRVEIRRIQQELGITTVYVSHDQEECFSISDQVAVMNNGKIEQLDHPANIFKYPASEFVARFIGFGNFIAFDWRNDEGADIELSRGELKFLAAKRPGGEGNTGRLGAIRPDDLQLLGAGADTGTGTEGNTLTGKVQVSTYLGRSYQYQVETELGVFTVNQEMEQPFIQGQQVTVYFPKEKLVLVQ
- a CDS encoding ABC transporter permease, yielding MKEGNRVLPWYTLLVFIFLLGPLVIISITSFEPGTVLKFPPEGFSLKWYKNIFEVSAFMETFKTSIVISLLGNLLSLLLGVPAAYALSRYRFRGRDTLNAVFLSPVLIPGIVLGFTLLRYLIVVYNLPIVAGLLIGHTVIMLPFIIRVIASSLENFDFAVEEAAQSLGASRIYTFFKVVLPNIRSGILAAILIAFLESFNNVDISVFMTGPGVSTLPIQMLTYVQNYFDPTIAAISVILMVLTAALMFIIERLMGFAYFTKR
- a CDS encoding PTS transporter subunit EIIC; its protein translation is MGGAALAVCLKTKDIKLKQLAGSSAFSALVGGVTEPAIYGINLKYKRPFYIACISIGLGGIIVGMAGGQYPALITISLVTLPTIAVLKGGMSMLIAAAIGFAGTFAGTYFFGFNDSMLDKK
- a CDS encoding PTS transporter subunit EIIC, with protein sequence MATKQNVRDYSALAGTIYEQVGGEGNIQSLTHCMTRLRFVLKDDAAAGTAQLKQTEGVLDVLQAGGQYQVIIGTHVEHVFKALEEVREQRQKQGAAKAEAQTEAGAGASDKKGLSLLLDTISSIFLPIMAGMMGTGILKGLLVLFTTVGWMSAEGGTYAVLYAAADAFFYFLPLILAVTSARRFGANQFIAMAVAGAFLYPNLVALQTAGTAVSFIGIPVKLINYGSSVIPVIVAVYVLSKLEKLLNRLMPQIIKGIVVPLVCIVVMVPASLMVIGPLTGMLGDAVATGYTALYEFMPPVAGLILAVLWPILVIFGGHWGLVPIVMNNFAVYGYDTLLPVTIATNFAWAVPLWPSA
- a CDS encoding adenine deaminase C-terminal domain-containing protein; translated protein: MITDQLILNAKVYNSYYKRFAAANVAVKEGHFLYVGPLGAETFAAAETIDAKGQYLVPGLIDIHLHIESTMITPETFSYGILQHGVTTIVPEPHEMANVFGVEGVHEMIRASKDCLVDMIYAIPSSVPATPLETTGGSIEISDIDELMETHRIACLGEVMNYVDVIRDPDCKSNHILRHVRSRYPGLVIEGHTPKLLDLDLHSLIYAGIDSDHTHQSIEGLTARIAAGMFIEIQEKSMTPEVVDYLISHPVSEHFCFVTDDVMTDSLVQTGHLDHLVRKAIAMGMAPEDAVYAATYTPARRMKLDDRGVVAPNKTADYLLLSDLSSFAIEAVYKRGLQVYDRKQPQAQAVREPQFPAHFYQSVQLEPLAAGDFAVPASLADGRYGARVMMVNNVSTFTEEKHVEAVVKDGLLEWQETGCGLIATFERYGKNGNRAYGLIGGDTIKRGAVATTYSHDNHNLLVVGHNAADMVLAANTVIAGQGGFCVVCDGKVLALLALPVGGILTEAPLAETAEQVLALRTAMESLGYNHYNPIMSISTHSLPVSPALKITDHGLIDVGAGKVVPLLFPLGEE